In the Mytilus galloprovincialis chromosome 10, xbMytGall1.hap1.1, whole genome shotgun sequence genome, one interval contains:
- the LOC143048976 gene encoding acid-sensing ion channel 4-like: MLRDGRTVRNGTETFIEIHRREYKSLPSPYIAYGNQICIDDTGYSFVDCKRKCFNEMLKKECSCTMNPSPTGNETYCVDDYHTNTCAAELYGAILQSSTLCVCPPECRVIKYDQVLSSVANKNDFQSHYLKIRIYLKDLSTTVTEQVPKYDGVTSLLANLGGQMGLFLGASILTITELLEFIIFIVWTVIQRRAKGKNAVRHIDI, from the exons ATGTTGAGGGATGGTAGAACTGTGAGAAATGGCACTGAAACATTTATAGAAATTCACAGGAGAGAG TATAAATCTTTACCAAGTCCATATATAGCGTATGGAAATCAGATTTGTATAGACGACACCGGTTACAGCTTTGTTGATTGCAAACGTAAATGTTTTAACGAAATGTTAAAGAAAGAGTGTAGCTGCACGATGAACCCTTCTCCAACAG GAAATGAAACATATTGCGTCGATGATTACCATACCAATACTTGTGCCGCAGAACTTTATG GGGCTATATTACAGTCGTCAACATTATGTGTTTGTCCTCCAGAATGCCGGGTCATTAAGTATGACCAAGTATTATCATCCGTAGCGAATAA AAATGATTTTCAAAGCCACTACCTGAAGATTCGAATATATCTGAAAGACCTGTCAACAACAGTAACAGAACAAGTTCCTAAATACGACGGTGTTACTTCATTATTAG CAAATCTTGGAGGACAGATGGGCCTATTTCTTGGTGCCAGTATCCTTACTATTACAGAACTCTTggaatttattatatttatcGTGTGGACGGTTATTCAACGTCGTGCGAAAGGAAAGAATGCTGTTCGCCATATAGACatataa
- the LOC143049859 gene encoding toll-like receptor 4 gives MIKMIYFLIRYYYAFYLIMIITCTRRTFYQNESVNKNKIPAYCKILKNSFVCDGNKTMNRIPFIPSYINNLTIQNGIFSNVTGETFYNVENSSVKILILKNCMIQLISKDAFKGLNKVIEFDLSGNNGLVSEVIAESLHSMSVSRIERLYLTHIELTHLPMNMFDGLISTHISEIYLNHNFIKSLDGEVFRKLIHLRILDLSWTGISDFNYNFVGLSSLETLSLSGTLFSKVPNFCNGNQSYLPNLKRLDLGNSNINSLFTFACLDNLRTLHLMELSLRLLNNNTFSKLRSLEVLNLDRLGTHLQRIEPEAFSSKSLKKLTFSVTSILYFNEYNIERFHPRSLFFNCNQLEFLDLSNTRFQLSEYHWFQIFKPLTRLKELRLKNAKIGNLPTFKQNIFPVLEKLNLASNRISSWKDSETFNEIKYLRILNLRGNRISLINKTSFPESWNNGKGSLKTLLLVGNPFSCTCGLAWLRQWMDTTSAKNITTDKHVWRCSISNSKVLEYYPMQTFPCLVTYIIPSLMALFAILVTTFICYIFRFQIKLKLYRCKSRRDGYNSISNKGYVFDSFVAYSYNDLNWVKQHLIPKLETHHHLKLCIRDRDFRPGTVFSDHITENIEASRTFLLILSDNFARDKWCKFQLDIANHIGISRGDLTIVPVILKYISFKSLNESIYNVINNTDCMVWSEDGSASEFFWTKVVECIH, from the coding sequence ATGATTAAGATGATTTACTTCCTGATACGGTACTATTACGCATTCTATTTGATAATGATTATCACTTGTACAAGAAGAACGTTTTATCAAAACGAGagtgtaaataaaaataaaattccggCATACTGCAAAATACTAAAGAATTCATTTGTATGTGATGGGAATAAAACGATGAACAGAATACCATTTATTCCGAGCTATATCAACAATCTTACTATACAAAATGGTATTTTTTCTAATGTAACAGGGGAAACGTTTTATAACGTAGAAAACAGTTCAGTTAAAATTCTGATATTAAAAAATTGCATGATACAACTCATAAGTAAAGATGCTTTCAAAGGGTTAAATAAAGTGATTGAATTTGATTTGTCTGGTAACAATGGACTTGTTTCTGAAGTTATTGCTGAGAGTTTACATAGTATGTCTGTTTCAAGAATAGAAAGACTATATTTAACACATATTGAATTGACACACTTGCCAATGAACATGTTTGACGGGCTTATATCAACACACATATCTGAGATTTATCTTAATCACAACTTTATAAAGTCTCTAGATGGTGAAGTCTTCAGGAAATTGATCCACTTACGCATACTAGATTTGTCATGGACAGGAATTTCTGACTTCAACTATAACTTTGTAGGATTATCAAGCTTAGAGACGTTATCACTCTCGGGTACATTGTTTTCCAAGGTCCCTAATTTTTGCAATGGAAACCAAAGCTATCTTCCGAATTTGAAACGACTTGATTTAGGTAACAGTAATATAAACTCTCTATTTACTTTTGCGTGTTTGGATAATTTAAGAACTCTTCATTTAATGGAATTATCTCTTCGTTTACTTAACAACAACACCTTTTCAAAGCTGAGATCCTTGGAAGTATTAAATTTGGATCGACTTGGAACCCACCTTCAAAGGATAGAACCTGAGGCTTTTAGTAGTAAATCTCTGAAAAAACTGACGTTTTCCGTCACtagtattttgtattttaatgaaTATAATATTGAAAGATTTCATCCACgatcacttttttttaattgcaatcaATTGGAATTTCTTGACCTGTCTAATACTAGATTTCAGTTATCCGAATATCACTGGTTTCAAATTTTTAAACCATTGACACGATTGAAGGAACTCAGActaaaaaatgccaaaattggaaatttaccaactttcaaacaaaatattttcccagTGTTGGAAAAACTTAATCTAGCTTCAAATAGAATATCATCGTGGAAAGATAGTGAaacttttaatgaaataaaatatttgagaaTTTTAAATCTACGTGGCAATCGTATTTCTTTAATCAACAAAACATCTTTTCCCGAATCATGGAATAACGGGAAAGGATCTTTAAAAACACTACTATTAGTGGGAAATCCATTTTCCTGTACCTGTGGTCTAGCATGGCTAAGACAATGGATGGATACTACTTCCGCAAAAAACATTACAACAGACAAACACGTATGGAGATGTTCTATTTCAAATTCTAAAGTACTGGAATATTACCCCATGCAGACATTTCCGTGTTTAGTTACATATATTATACCATCGTTGATGGCTCTCTTTGCAATATTGGTGACAacgtttatatgctatatatTTCGATTTCAAATAAAACTTAAACTGTACCGGTGTAAATCGAGGAGAGATGGTTATAACTCGATATCGAACAAAGGATATGTCTTTGATAGCTTCGTAGCATATAGTTATAACGACCTCAATTGGGTGAAACAGCACCTGATTCCAAAACTTGAAACCCATCATCATCTTAAGCTTTGTATACGGGATCGTGATTTTCGACCAGGGACGGTATTTTCAGATCACATAACAGAAAACATTGAAGCAAGTAGAACCTTTCTTCTTATACTGTCCGACAATTTTGCAAGAGACAAGTGGTGCAAATTTCAGTTAGATATTGCAAACCATATTGGGATTTCCAGAGGAGATTTGACTATTGTACCTGTTATATTAAAATACATAAGCTTTAAATCCTTAAATGAATCAATTTATAACGTAATTAACAATACGGATTGTATGGTATGGTCAGAAGATGGATCAGCGTCAGAATTCTTCTGGACAAAAGTAGTCGAGTGTATTCATTGA